The DNA sequence TTTGCTGTTTGGGAATACagaaaaatgtcattttacTTAAAAACTCACATTGAATGTTTGCTTAGTTGACttgggtttattttatttttaattattattatgtatAACTTTTTCTTGGAAGCAAAAGATAAGAGAtgacataaaaatgaaaatattgttttctttgttgCTCTTTTttcttggaaccaaacatagggctagggtttctctttgaaTGCTTTTAAGTTTTACAATGCTATTGTTGGAAGTTTTGAATCCTAGGTTTCATTTTGGACTACAACTCAAGCTAGAATTTTGGAAACACCTTGTGCACttgtacatataaaaaaaaaaaattgggttacATTGACACTTACTAAGgtggcgtttgtttttttggatttttgctgaaagcaatttgctttcagaatttaggttgtttgtttttctaatttttgatgacttattattgaatttttaaaatttttggccaaatagaaaaaaccaaaatatttggctttttctaaatagaaaaagcaagCTTTTTAAACCTCCCCCAAATCACGATTGCAACCCCGACCCCCAACCCTAGCCCATCCCATATAGCTCTCTAGTCTCAATTGCAACTGCAATCCCCAACCGTCACCTCATCCCTGTGTAGCTCATTGGTTCCACAACCATTACCAAGCTTTCTCAAGGTAATTTCTtccccattttctctctctatttaggTTTCAGCTTTCGTTCTTGCTCTTTCTCAGCAATGGGGTTTAACCATGGGTAGAATGGTTGTTTTCTATTTGGAAATGGTTTATTACTATCTTCTCTGGTACGATTCTTTATGATTCTCATGCCAATGGTTTATTTTGGGGTTTTGtggggaattttgattttgtgggaGTAGGTTTATAGGTTCAACGAATTTTGTAGAGATGCTCATGGGTTTGTGGATGCATTTGTGTGATTCGGTTCTGGCTTTGAGGAACCATTGATGTTTAGAAATTTTGCTCCTCTACAGTTCCCATTACTCTGATATGCACTCTCTGTCTTGCATCTCCATGTGCTGTTATGATTGAATTTTGATTCTGAGGAACTGAGTTTTGATGGGTTTAATTGTTTAGGACCTTTTTATACACTTATTGCATCTTCATGTGCCGTTATGGTTTGCTTTTGATAAAATCACAATCCATTTGCTGCCTGCTTGGGCTGTTTTTTGTTGCCCTTGTACTGTGTCATTCACTTGTCCAATGAGCAATGTGAAGCTCTGTCCTCACCAGATTCTGATATTACTGAGCTACCGGGTCTGATATTACCGCATTTGAAGTCCTTACTCCTTAGAGCCTCAAAAAGAGGAAGTTGAGGCTTGTTTGTTTTAATCTGTAGGATGTTTTTTTCCTGGTTTCCCTTAGAAACAACTTTAGTGGCTGCTTGGTGAATCAAGTTTTGCACGAACATGAAGCCCTAATAAACATATGAATCAGGTTTTCCACAAACACAATGCACCTGAGCCCAACACTAGTGAAGTTACACTTTTTCTTCTCATAGTCATTGCTGTAATCGATTAAGTTGAAAGAAAGCACGACGCTTGGCAACCATAACGCATGATGCTGCACTATGGAGATGCTCTGGTGGGGTCCAGTACATATAATCATGTTCAATTTGTTGTTTACCTGTAAGAAGCTCTATAAGGTTTTCTTGGGCACGACCAAATTTGGGGAAATCATAAAGGCAGAAAAGAACTAATTGTTTTCCATATCTTTAAGACAACAAAGGAAGAGAGTGGGACCTTGGTTTTCCATTAGAAGAATTCTTATCAGTTTTTTATATAGGTGTGGGGTTGGAGGTTGGTGTTATGTATCGAATCAAGACCAGTCAAGGAATTTCCAAGGCTAGAGGATAGCCAATACCCAATTCTGCTTCAATCATTTTCTAGTTTGGTCAAGTCTTTAGCCCATCAATGGTGAAACTTTTGATAAAAGGAAACAGAATCTTTACGAAAAGAAAATCAGGAAAAGGAACCCTCACAAGCATTCAGAATTCGCGTTAGTTGTAATTTAACACCTAGCGGAAACTGAGATTTAGAATCAGTTAACCAAGATATTAACAATATTGCTTTACCATGAAAATAGTAACTTGGTCTTAAAaccatttcaaattcatttcagaAAACTGGTCATGGTACAGGTTGAGTTGGATTGCTTCTATgcattgttcattttttttcttgaggcCACTGATGGCTTGTGTTTGACTAAACCACAAGAGGGTTCTATTAGAACAATATAGTATAGCAATTGTATTCAAGACTTCATTATGATTTGTGCACTTAGTCCTCCTTTGCtgcaaacaattttttattctctcctGTCTCCACTACTTACTGATATGGACATCAGTACATGTATGCTAAAGCACAAAGTGTTGTAATTTGCTTTGTGCTCTCTCTCAGCCTAGTGCTTTTGGGTTGATTAAGTGAATCTTTTGCCTTGCTGGAAGCGggcttttccttttctttctgtGAGCAATAGGTGTAATTACAATCTTTCTTAGGAAGGCATTGATAATCAACTGTAATTTATAAGACCCAAAGGCACCAAGGAATGTTGCAAAAGCAGTCAAAATACTAGTAAGTACCTAGGTCCTTtgcaatggaaaaagaaaaaagaaaaagattccTCCAACGTGTGAAGAATCCAAAAAGGGTTCCATCAACTCTTGCTCTCTCTGGGAAAGTTCTTCAAGTTGTGTTGCTAGTGGGGTCTTTCGCCAACTTCAGAATGGTGACAGCTTGGAGCTTGCTTCCTGTGGCTGTGCCCCATACAGCTTCAAATTCAATACCAAACACAGAGTTGAGGCTTTCCCATCACCATTCAGCACTGCTTGTGACATATTTCTAAAGAAGCACTGAGCCACCTGGGTTTAATTTGTAACCATATGTTTTTCTCCAATCACTTATTCCACTTTCCCACCCTACCAACTACTACATCCCTTTAGTGGAGCAGATTCTCCCAGTGACACTATgaaaatgtgtttgattttgtagaaaGTTTCTGAGCTACCGGGTCTGTTTCTTGTTTTACCTCTCACAACCAGTTAGCTACCATTTAGTGTTGTTTTCTCATAAGGTTTCTTTCCAACCCCTTATGCTTCCCACCTTTCCTACCTTCCTCTCTGTGCATGTCCATATTTGGGTGCTTTAGAAAAAATCATCTTAAGGGACTTTGGACAGTTTTTATAAACTGTCTTTAGGTGTTGTTGGCATAAAGGAGTACCTAGATCAGTAGCCTAACATCCACTCATAGTATAAATTTTATCGTGCCCAAGGTAAATAGTCAATTTAGAGGGACTTTCATCTTATATCATAGCCAGAATCTTAAGAAAACAAGTTAATGTCATACCAtgtgttttaaaatcataataggCCAACACATTTGAAGATACCTTCTCACTAGAAAGCAAAAGTCCAAAATGAGTAGATTGTGCCAGTCTTGCACAAActcaataaaatgaatattccAATATGCATAATTCAAGATCCTATATCCAAAATTGAACTGGAAGGAGGTCCAGAAAGTTGAATATCCACATCTATATAGTGAAACTGAACCTTTTTTCCACTATCACCAGTTTAAGACTACATGCCACAGTAAGCATTAGCTGTCACAAACACCAACAAAAGTACTAAAATAGTTTAATAATGTCAGAGGTTATGGTACACACAAATTTCAGTTGTTTgcaagatttatttatttatttattttatcagaaTTTCTTGCAAGATTTTGTTACAGAGAAGTAAAATAAGTTAACATTAGCACATATAGTGAATCAATTAAGAGAATAACCCAAAATTTTATAAGATTCTgcttaattttgaaaacaacttctgGACTTGATCGCAACTAAGAAAAATATCTGTTGCGTTCAAATATTCTTTACTGGAAAATGGGCACACCAGATAAAGCCGCAATGACCAAACGTAACTGAGACAGTGTTCACTCACCACCCAAAATTCAGgcaaattcaaattttccagTATTCTACTTCTGACATTATCAGAATACTCATTCAAATTTCAGCGCTAAACATCGAacataatgaaatattttgacTTGATAGTGAACCCCAGATTGATGAGAAGTACGACAAAACCCTAGAAACATGGAATTTTTTAAGAAGCAGAACCacatcaaagaaacaaaacatgaaaaaatgcTTGCAAATGAACTGAAATAGAAGAGAAAGGAGCTGAATTCTGGTGAGCTTCGTGGAGAGCCAGGGAGGATCCACATTTCCCATCTTGCTTTCTATCCCAATCCACTAACATGATAAGATAAACAGAAAACACAATAATTAGGTTTCCAACAATAATTAAAGAAATctaaattttcaatcctaaataACCCAAACCCATAAGAGGGGAAAAAACCTCCACTGAGCGGAACCTAATCCATTCTCTGGAAACAAAAACAATGATTTCATTCAATCATTAATATTCCTCCATTCGGCTTAAGGTTAACCTTGAcaagagtaatatttatggcatcaatcttgaacaaaatcatctttctaggttggccgagttgcttgattgcaaggcttctggTTAGCCTATACcctacttgggtcttcctttgggagggaatcccaaggcttgtggcttttgggatccagtgattgagaggatCTCGAGAAGATTAGATGGGTAGCAAAAggcttatttatcttttggaggtaggataactcttatccaatcttgcctcACCCACATGCCTTGCTACTTCCTTTCTTTATTTAAGATACCCccttcagtggctgcaaaaattgagagattgcaaagggattttttatggtcaggggttggggaaggtaaaagagatcatcttgttagCTGGGATGTAGTGTATAAGCCGAAGGCAAAAGGGGGTTTGGGATTTGGGAAGATTGCTCTAAGGAATgtcgctctcttagggaaatggttgtggaggtaccctagggagggttcagctctatggcatcaggttattttaaacatttatggatcacactctaatggttgggatgccaacactatagtcagatggtcacatcgttgtctttGGAAGGTTATTGCACAAATCTTTCAggagttttccaagtttactcggtttgtggtaggagatggggaaagaattcggttatgggaagacttgtggtggggggaccaacctttgggatcccaatatccaagactatttagagtagtcacggataaaaatattcttatttcttcaattcttggtTCTACTCGtcccttctcttggaactttaattttcgTCGCAACCTATtcgattctgagatagaagatttaggaGGCCTCATGCAGTCACTTGATTGTCTGCATTTGTCATCCTCGGTTTCAGAGGCGAGATCCTGGTCgttatcttcttcagggctttttacagtcaaatatttctttcttgccttatcccaaTGTTCTGGTTTTcctccagttttccctactaagttcgtttggaattctcaagtccctttcaaagtcaagtcctttgtctagttggtggcacacaagaaggtaaatactaatgacttgctacaattgagaaaaccctacaaagctcttagtcaTGATATTTGTAAGTTGTACATGAGGTATGGAGAATCAACatatcatcttttcctacattgttcttTGATGATGAagttgtggcacagattatttcagttagccaagaCAGATTGGGTTCCCCCGAGGAGCATTTCTGACATGTTGTCCATCAATTACAATGGTTTTGGTTTAtctaagagagggatagttttgtggcaattTGCGTGTATTGCtaaaatttgggttgtgtggcgggaaagaaatgcgaagattttttaggataaagtaaggaattcagagaatctttgggattctatttatttccttgtttctctttgggctttttgttccaaggtttttaaggggactccccttaatatgttacaacttgattgtcTAGCGGCGTGTAATTCCTTTGGGTTGGTCTGGTTTAGAGAGTTTGTTCGTTATTACattgtattttcttgttttcgtATTCttatagtttagtttttttttttgtgggagaATTCCTTatccttcttttttctatcaatatattcctttgtcatttccaataaaataaaataaaaatattcctcCATTCAAAGGGAActagaaattaaaatgaatacaGTGAAGATTCATGAAGAACAAATTCATATGGAACAAATACCAGAAAAAGATGCGACAAAAGTCTACCgttgcaaaaacaaaaacaaaactacatccacatacaacagtatgAACACACCTCACTATGATCTTCCTCCTCGTCTTTTTGAAATGAGAACCTAGAAAGAGGCGGATAGTGTGCACCGTAGtgcttaggctttttgaggAAGAGGTTTCTGTGTTTCGAGGACTAGTTTCCAAACCCTcccttttttccttcctttcttttaatcctttattatgtttgattttaatcCTGAAAATGGGGAAAAGAAGGAAATCTTGAGCATGATCAGTGATTGGTGATCAGGGCCATCTGTGcattaatataagaaattagaAGAATAccgatagagagagagagagagccatgAAAAATGACTGGTGATCAGGCTTATCCATCTTTCAGTTAAATCAATTATATTCACATTAAAGAAAAGGGTAATGGGAAAAGGGAAAAGGGGTTCCTCTCCTATCCCTCTTTCCttcacaacaaaaatatttgtAGTCAAATAACATCATTGGCATCAATCTCTGACGAGATATTTAATTTGGGTGAGTAGGATTGTGTTTGGTTACTGATTAAATGAAAGGTTTTTCCTGTATTCTCTCAGTTTCCTTAACTTTCTCAGAAGCTAAACAGAGcactattcatttttattttgttaaaatttgatGATCAGGTCAGTAACAATATTATATCGTCAGAATAGAAGGTTAGGGCTTCAGTAGCGAGATGAAGCCTGTGGTGGGGATGGTGGTGTCGAACAAGATGCAGAAATCAGTAGTGGTGGCAGTGGACCGTCTCTTCCACAACAAGCTCTTCAACCGCTATGTCAAACGAACCAGCAAGTTCATGGCTCATGACGAACACAACCTCTGCAACATTGGTGACCGAGTCAGTTGTTAAAGCAATGGGTTCCTTCCTTTCTCCACTTCCGTTTTTTCATAATGGATAAAATAACTTGTGAAACAACACTGTCATTCCAGGTTAGGTTGGATCCTTCTAGGCCCTTGAGCAAGCACAAGCATTGGGTTGTTGCAGAAATTCTGAAGAAAGCACGAATCTATGTGCCACCTGAACCTATTACCAAGACTCAAGATCTAGCACCACCTTCATCATCTTAAGGTTTGACTTCTGCTAATGTGATTCCTTTTTCTGGAATATGATGTTATATGTGTAAAGTGTGTTCTACCATGACTTGATCATTCCTTTCACCCTGCTAATGATTTGGGTTTTCTAACTTTACATGACAAAAATAGGTGACAAGCATGCATGATTTAAGACAAATCTAAACCTTTCAGTTGTTTGCATAATTGTAACATTAATTGGGGATACATACCGAGAAACTTATTAACAGCAAGCTGATACGGTGTTGATTTCTGTTATGCCAATTCACATttcttgttgttttcttttatttatttttggtagaTGAAATacataataattcaaatattaccATACTTGCTAGTATTAGACCACATAGGAATAGGAAGGGGGAAGGAAAAGGGAAAGCCTTTGACAGGGAGGGAGGGTGGACCAATGGAACAAcaagtttgtttttttggacCTATATCCTATATGAGCTTTAAAACCTAGATtagaaagaagatgaaaaatggaagacatacCTGATTTATGATCTTTGAAATCATGCTTAAGTTTTGGGGAGTGGATTAGATACATCAAATAAGGTGTACCTTATGGGGCATGGATAGAATGCTCAAGTTTAGTTAGGTTTGTCCATCATGAATATTGTGCTTGTTAAGTATAGTGAGAATTTTATTTCCACGGGCCGTGGTAGTGTAAAGTCTTTGGATAAGGCATGCTTCAAGAGAAAGCTCAGAATAAAACTCAAAGTTCTTAGTGACATGTAGAATCTAGTTTAGAGGTTGATGAGACTAAAGAGTTGGTATGAAGATCATTACTTGGAATATCTGAGGATTGGACtctagaaagaaaagaagggttGTTCAAGATTTCCTTGGTCATGAATCTCTAGACCTTGTAATgcttcaagaaacaaaaagagagaTGTGTGATAGGAGATTCATGGGAAGTGTGTGATCATCTAGGGACAAGGAGTGGGCTTATCTTACGACATGTGGGATATTGAGAGGGAGTTTGATTATTTGAGACTCAAATAAGTATATTTGCACAAAGGTGGAAGTAGGATCCTTTTTAGTTATGGTCAAATTGTTTTTAGACATAGTTGGGATTTTCTAGCTCACCTTAGTGTATGGACCCAAATTTTCCTCCCTTAGAAAGGATTTCTGGATGGAGCTTCTAAATCTTTTTGGTTTAACCTTTATGAAATGGTGTGTgggaggggattttaatgttataagaGGAATTTCAATGAAGTTAGGGGTTTCTAGATTAACCCTTAGTATGAGGGAATGCTTTGTTTACTTGGCCAAACATGCAAGGATCCCCTGTATGCAAAAGATTGGGTAGATTTGTGTTTTCAAATGAGTGGTAGCAAAGCTTCCCACAAAGTCTCCAAGAAGTTCTCCCTTGGTTCCCTTGGTTGGCCTTTGATCATTGCCCGATTGTTCTGGATGCCAGCCCTTTCAAGTGGGTTCTAACCCATTTTAGGTTTGAACATATGTGGTTGCTCTACCCAAACTTGAAGGAAAAATTTAGCTTTTGGTGGAGGGTTTCAAAGTGAAGGGTAGGAAGGACATAAATTCATGAAGAGGCTTCAATTTGTTAAATCAAAACTGAAAGAATGGAATAAGGTGTCTTTTGGAGATATAAAAGGGAGGAAGAAGAATATTCTTGAAGATATTGTTGGAATTGGAGGAGCTATTGCTACAGGATGAGATGCATTGGAGTCAAAAGAGGTAGGTTGAGATGGTAACTCTCAAGTATTTTCATAACGTGGCCAATGGAAGGAGGAATAGGAAGTTCATCAAGACCTTGGTGAATGAAGAAGGGACAACTCTAGATAATTTTGAAAGCATTTTAGAGGAGattgtgcattttttttatttatttttttgaaaagttataCTCTAGGCCCTTTGGAAATTCGTGGAGGTTAGAAGGCTTGGATTAGCCCCTAATCTTGGCAGAGAGTGGTAATTGGCTAGACCATCTCCTCTTTATGTAAGAGGAGATTTacaaagttgttttcaattagATAGGGAAAAAGCTCTTGGGTTTAATGGCTTCACTTTTGCAGTGTTTTAGGAATGTTGGGATGTTCAAGGATGACTTAGTACAAGTGTTCTTGGAGTTTTGTAATAATGGGGTAATAAACAAAGCACCAACGCTACCTTAATTGACCTTGTGCTAAAAAAGAGTCGGGCTAACAAAATCTTGGATTTTAGACTCATTAGCTTAGTCACTAGTTTGTATAAGATCATAGCTAAAGTGTTAGAAGGTGGTTTCAAGGCGTCCTTCATGAAACCATCCACACAACCCAAGGAGTCTTTGTTGAGGGGAGGCAAATTATGAAATGGTAGATGAGAAAAATAGCTTAGGAGAGGAAGGAGtagttttcaaatttgattttgaaaagactTAAGATCATGCAGAATGAGGTTTTTTGGGATCATGTACTAAAAAAGAAGGGATTTAGTACAAGATGGAGGTCTTAGATGAGGGGTTGCTCGTCTACAACAAACTTTATGGTCTTAGTGAATGGAAGTGCTAAAGGTTGTTTTAAAGTAACTAGGGGATTAGGACAAAGAAATCctctttcccttttccttttcactATAACAATGGATGTTTTAAGCAGGTTGATGTCAAGAGCAAAGGAGACTACTTTGTTGGAAGGCTTCGTAGTGGGTAGAAGTAGCGATAGAATtctcatttgcaatttgcagGCGACACCATCTTTTTTTCGAGAGCCTATATGGAAGAGTTACATAATCTTAATATAATCTTGTTGGTTTTTAGGCAGATTTCTAGTCTTAAGattaatttaaacaaaagcaCTCCATCAGGTATCAACATGAATGAGGATCAAAATCTCTATATTGGCATTAGCCTTTATCGTACTTAGGCCTTCTATTAGGTGGGAATCCAAAGACCATCACTTTTTGGGATTTAGTGATTGGTAGAATCTCACGAAGACTAGATGAGTGGGAAAAGGCTTTTTTGTCATTAAGTGAAAGAATAACTCTAATTTAGTCCTAGTTGTCTTACATTCCTagctattttctctcttttcaagaTTCCATTTTCAAATGAGTCTAAGATTGAGAAATTACAAAGGAACTTTCTTTGGTCAGAGGGGCGGGTGAGTGTAAGATAGATCACCTCATTAACTAGGAGCTAGCATGCAAGCTAAAGATGGAAGGGGGTTTGGGCTTTAGGCTTTAGGACAATTTTCTTTGAGGAATTGAACTCTTTTAGGGAAGCGGCTTTAGAAGTTTCCAAACAAAAGTTCTACTTTTGTCACCAGGTTATTTCAACGGATGGGACATTGATATTCTGGTCAGGTAGTCACATCGATCTCCTTGGAAAGCTATTGTATtggtttttcaagatttttccaTATTTACTCATTTTATGATGGTTGATGGGGCAAGAATGtctttgggaagatttgtggtggggagACCAACCATTATGCTCTCAGTTTAGTCGACTTTTCAAAGTTGTTGCAATTAGAAATTTTCCTATCTCAACTATCCTTGGTTCCTTTCCCCCTTTTCCTTGGAATCTAATTCTTTGCCACAACCTTAATGACTTGGAGATTGAGGATCTTGAAAGTCTAATGTCTTGTCTCACTTGTATACAGTTGTCATCGTTTGTTCTAGACATAATAGCTTGGTCATTGTCTTTCACTAGTTTATTTTCGATAAAGTCTTTTTAATTAGCTTTTGTCCAATCCTTCACACAATTCCTTTCTTtgcaattaattttatatggaAATCTAAAGTCCCTTCTAAGGTCAAAGCCCTTGCGTGGTTAATGACACATAAGAAGGTGAACATGAATGACATGCCACAATTAGGAAGACCTTACAAAACCCTTAAGCCCTGAATGGTGCATTTTGTGCTCTAGGAGTGGAGAAACAGACGGCCATCTTCTTTTATATTCCTTGGTGACTCTCAGCCTATGGCAAAGGCTATTCAGATTAGCTAGTTTGGATTGCATTCCTCCTTGGAACATTTATGATATGATGACCATCTCATGTAGGGTTTTGAGGAGCTCCGTTAGAGGCAAAGCCTTGTGGAAAATAACTTGTCTTTTGTTGATATGGCTTGTGTGGAGGGAAAGAAATACTAGGATTTTCAAAGACAAGTGGAGGAATCCAAAGACAATTTGAGGTCTAATTCATTTCTATTTATCTTTTTTGGCCTCCTATATCATGGCATTCCTCTCAGTGTTATTCAGCTCGACTGACATTCAGTGTGTAGGCCATGAGGGTTTGAATAATGAGAAGAGGAGATTCGTAATGATCCTATCTGATTGAGATTTTGTATTGCCTCATGGTGATTAAGATGTTTAAAACCTCATTTGATTGAAA is a window from the Vitis riparia cultivar Riparia Gloire de Montpellier isolate 1030 chromosome 9, EGFV_Vit.rip_1.0, whole genome shotgun sequence genome containing:
- the LOC117921541 gene encoding 30S ribosomal protein S17-like, with the translated sequence MKPVVGMVVSNKMQKSVVVAVDRLFHNKLFNRYVKRTSKFMAHDEHNLCNIGDRVRLDPSRPLSKHKHWVVAEILKKARIYVPPEPITKTQDLAPPSSS